DNA from Chrysemys picta bellii isolate R12L10 chromosome 13, ASM1138683v2, whole genome shotgun sequence:
TCTTTATTGAGCTGCAAAGGAAAAAGTTCTGTAAATgtctgtcctttttaaaaaaaatattttttctatgcAGGCATTACGGTTTCCTGTGAAAGCTGACTGTAGATACAATCATGGCTACTGTAAGCAGTTACTAGTATATTTATGAAGACTTAGTCAACCTttttgtggagaaagtaaatatatTTAATCTCTTGTCCTTCAGGAATGGAGAATGATGACAGCGCAGTTCAATATGCAATTGGACGCTCCGACACAGTAGCTCCAGGAACAGGGATTGACTTAGAATTCGATGCAGATGTCCAGACTATGTCCCCCGAGGCTTCTGAATATGAGACCTGTTACGTCACATCTCATAAAGGACCATGTCGCGTAGCTACATACAGCAGAGACGGGCAGTTAATAGCTACGGGATCTGCTGATGCCTCAATAAAAATTCTTGATACAGAGAGAATGTTGGCAAAAAGTGCTATGCCCATCGAGGTAAAGTATCACATGAATCATGATCAGTCAGTGAATGATAAAAATGCTATATCCATTTTATAGCATTTGTTCTGCCTCTGATAGCATACTTAAGGAAATgtaccttttttgttgttgtctggaATCTGCACACAACTAGTGGCAGTGCACAGTCTTAAGAATGTTGCTGTGAACAAAATAAGTGCAACATTTGTCTTAATTATTCAAGAAGGGTAgtgagttagagcaggggactaaCACTCGGGACCGCTGAGTTTTATTTTCTTCAGCTGCTGACTCCAttttgactttgggcaaatcactaacCTCGGTCAGTTTTTTTGCTTCTCTGTAAAAGAAGGATATTGTATATTTATCATAGGGATGTTAATGACCAACATTTGCAAAGAACTTTGAGATAATCGTTATCATTCTAATTATATGCAtagttttttgtcaaaaaatgcaaTCTTTGCTTGGAAGATGAGGCAGGTATTGATGCATGTTTAAAACTCACTTTTTCTCTTCTACCAGGAGATCCCacatgtttgtttgcatttttcttttaaatgcccAGAGTATAACATAAGAGTTGGATAGTGGTTTATGGTTCCTTCTTTGTCAGAAGGAAACACTCTCCATTGACTTGTTTAAATGTTTTCTGTAGGTCATGATGAATGAGACAGCACAGCAGAATATGGAAAATCATCCTGTTATTCGGACTCTATATGATCATGTGGATGAGGTTACATGTTTAGCTTTCCATCCAACAGAACAGATCCTGGCATCTGGTTCAAGGGACTATACGCTTAAATTGTTTGACTATTCAAAACCTTCTGCCAAAAGAGCCTTCAAGTATATCCAGGTTAGAGGTtatagtctttttaaaaaaacaaaaaagcttgaGGTCTACAACTGCAATGATAGCAATTAGCTAATTTGTGTCTGCATGTAGAAATAGCTAGGTACACAGTAGTATGCAATTATCCAATTTGCAGATACTCTTGTGATAACTATGCATACAAATTAGGTACATAAAATGTGTGCCTGTGATCTTCTCAAATCTGATGTCCGCTCTCCTCTCTACATGTGCCAACCAGGGAAACCTGAAACTGTTAGGGGTGGTGCTTCTGGCATTTCCTTTATGAACAGCATTGAAGTTCTATGGATTTCTTTTTGGTTGTTaaggggaaaatttcttcctctctcccccaaccccatgaATAGGCATTGAAAATTGATATAGgacttagagcagtgtttctcaaatgcggccacaaGGGGCTTTCCTTGCAGCCACAGCCTTCTAGGCAGTGATGTGGGGGGGGCGCAAAGCATTAGCCCCTCCTCCGAGGCCGTCAAGTCTGTAGTGGTTGGGCCCTGCgcccctctggagacacaaaagacgaggagcaggcagccagtgagttcctcACCTTCCCCGGGGGCAGTGGAGTTGGGCTTCAGCAGTTGGGTGGTaggctccagccatggggcttcaggctccattCCCTGGCCGCGTGGTGACAGGCTCTGTCCCTGAACTCATCCTATTGCCTCCCCCATTACCTCAGCCCCCACTGGCTCCCTACCCACCTCCTcgtccagggcttaatttgtccccaggcttgttgggactgagtaagtctgctgtgaaaagtgatatttgtatgtttgttgttagcacttttcacaacagacttactctctagcaagtcttaaaaaaaaaaagggggggggggtggcaaaagaaacaacaagaacatgcaaagcaccttatttgtgtttctattctgtctaggtccagtaaagaatagagacaactgtacattatttttaatattgagtCTGTGAAAAaatcctacataaataaattacaatgatttggatatgtatatgtgcatatgtatttgtttttccaaaagttagttaagtattttaggaaaaattatgAGAGCAGCCACCAgtaagagttggtggccacactctgaggccaccaaaaaattttgttgtgagaacctgTTAGAGTATAATCCTGATCCATCTAAATGTGTTACTGCCATATAGTGGAGAGGGGAGTGGTAGTCTCCAATTTGTATCCTGCCCTGAACACTATACTAATTAAGAATTGAACTTCCTTTTAATATGAAAATATCATAGAACTTCAGACTTGTGAATCCACTAGGATTTTCTCTCTGCAAATAGGTTCTTTATATTTATATTGATTTATATATTTCTCATCACACAGGAAGCAGAAATGTTACGCTCCATTTCTTTTCATCCTTCTGGCGACTTCATACTTGTTGGTACCCAGCACCCTACCTTACGGCTTTATGATATCAATACATTCCAGTGTTTTGTGTCTTGCAATCCTCAAGATCAACACACCGACGCTATATGTTCAGTAAACTATAATGCAAGTGCTAACATGTATGTGACAGGAAGCAAGGATGGATGCATCAAATTATGGGATGGTGTTTCAAATCGATGTATCACTACTTTTGAGAAAGCACATGATGGGGCTGAAGTCTGTTCTGCCATCTTTTCCAAAAATTCAAAGTACATCCTGTCAAGTGGAAAAGATTCTGTAGCTAAACTATGGGAGATATCCACAGGTCGAACGCTGGTCAAATATACAGGTATGTGGCAGATGACCTATCAAGCAAAAATTGTTCATGCGGTAATCAACTAGTGatgggaataaatatttgatgcAGTACAAAATTTTTAAGTGCTTAGTCCAGTGACTGATGTGCTCAGTTAAATATGTGAAAGATTTTTCGGAGTTTACTCATAAGATCATGATAGCCTTGTACTGTTGAGCAGTAACCTCTAAAATTAATTGGAAGTTTCTTCTGTGCGAGGATTCCCCAAGGTTTTCTTTCTATTCTTGGTCACAGATAAGATAAGTTGCCTCATTCCATTCTTGACTTTCTTTAGATGTTGGTCACCATCTTACACTAATCTAAGTGGATTTGGATAACTTTCCATCATTACTTCATTTGTTCAAATGATGTATTACTATTCTGCTATCTGGTTTGCTGGCTATTAGCTGTCTGTTAAGGGAAAGCATCATCAAATACAACTCTCTTGGGTTACtccagaaaggaaaacaaaagtaGACATATCAAGACCTCTTTTTGGCAAAAAGTTGCTGGCTGGCGGCTCCTTTCAGTCTTCCCTAACCGCCACAGAAGATTTTGTTGCTGTGAAATAGATTCCAGAGACGACAGGGCAGTTTGATCTGCCAAAACCAGAAACTGACACTTTGATTCAACCTGCAAAAGTAATTTAACAGTGATCTTGTTGCCCAAAGTATAAACTGGTAATATTTTTAACCAGCAGGGTGCAGCATAAACAACCAcaaaatgtttgtaaagcactttgcttGATAAATAAGAGAAACATAATCTTTCTAATCAAATCAAGTCTGTGAATGCCATAGTATATCTGAAACATCTTATTTTTTACAAGAAAGGTAATGCTAAACTTCTACAGTGGGAGTAATGGCCTAGCTAGATAATggtttatatattatttatagaTATTGATAGTGAGAACTTGCACTTTCCTCCATTAGCCGTGCTCTTTCCAATTTTAATTACCAGTTGCTACCTGCTAAGTTTCTCACTAAGAATACTGGAGGGAGAAGTGTTCTTAGGGCATGAGCACAATGCTTCATCTGCTACGAAGGTCTTTTGATTCAGTTGACTGATTCAGTTAGGAAGGAAGGGCTTCAAGTATTCTCTATACTTCTTCTATGAAATGGTGTGTGAATACTTAAAATAATATGGAATTCCTTCACAGGTAAACTGTTTGTTGGAATGTATATAGATTTTCTTTCCTCAAGATGGTTTTTGAACCCTCAAATTGTGGTGCTATTGACTAGCACAATGTGGAATtgcatagttaaaaaaaaataaacaaatgaaaaaccCTTTTATTTCCAAGCAGCTCTTTGAACTTGCCAGATTTCAGCCTCTATATAGGAAAGTATTGTGCCCCGCGCCATTTCTCTCTTTCacccctacaccccctcccctgaaACAAACCCTCCTACTGGAACGAACTCATTGAAAGTCATTTGTAGTGATCACACTGACATATTTTTTAAGTGAggaaaaaatgaataatttatAAAATTTTATTAGCAAAAACACATCTAGACTGCCTAATGCCAATACTGATAGTTATGACTTCTGCATAGGTACTATGTAGGGAGATGTAATATCATGAATTTTCTCTCTAAATAAGCATACACCTTCACTGAGCATCTGAATTTAATGCTTCTGCACATGAGGAACGAATACTGTTGGTTGAGTCAGGTAAAGAGTGGGTAGGTGCTGTGCAAGCTTGGACAGATCACAAGAGAAGTTCAGCATCCCTGTTAAAATAATCTTAAGTCTCTTGAGTAGAAATTGCCCACCATGCTAAATATTCAGCATAAATAAATGGTTTCATCCTTATTCCCAGACTCCTCTCTTATTACTTACATCACGCTTTAAATCCTGACTTAACTGCccagaaagatttaaaaaatagtatgAAGGTGTGCCTTCATTTCACAGTTCTTTCTGCAGTCCTCTGGCTTCTGATGGTCCAGTATTAGTTTCAGCAAGTTTTGATGAGCTTTAGTGAAAGGGCATTTTCCCTATCGTAATTGTCACTCTTCAGGACTGCGACTATTGCTGCTTCCCTTAGTGCTACTGAGGTTTTGGCAAATAGCCTTTCTGCagtgagggtgggaggagaaatgtTAGAGCACAATTTTGTCAAAGAACCCTTCTAAATGTTAATCAGTGAACACAAAGCTGGCCCTTGTTGATAGTCCTTAGCAAGTAATATCTAAAAGAGACACTCCTTGTGCTTTTGACAATCTGCCCCCTAAGCAACGCTACTCTGTTACACGTTTTTACTTACACCTTTAATGAGTATCATGTCCCTGCTATTATAGGAGCTGGTTTGAGTGGACGACAAGTACACAGAACACAGGCAGTCTTTAACCACACAGAGGACTATGTGTTACTTCCTGATGAAAGGACCATAAGTCTCTGCTGCTGGGACTCAAGAACTGCAGAACGGCGAAATCTTCTGTCATTGGGGCATAACAGCATTGTTCGGTGTATTGTTCATTCTCCTACCAATCCTGGTTTCATGACATGCAGTGACGACTACAGAGCTCGATTTTGGTACCGAAGGTCAACCACAGACTAAAGACAGTTTTATTAAACAGTGATTACCTAGATGAATTGTACCATCTTATATTAAGTGTACTGCCAACAGATGCCTAAACAAGAGCCATGCTGTGTCTGTATTTAACTTTGTCAAACATGGTGAAAAAAGATGAAAGTACTGAGAAGTAGTTTTCCCTTACTCACTGACCTTATTAGTGTGTATGGCATCAATTGTGGAAGTAGACTCAACTGTTATTTTTGAATACAATTAATCCTTCCTGCGGGGATAGTTTTAAACTTGCTCTTACAtgtctaaattttcaaaatgttagtAACTTGAGTGAATCTTGTTCAATCTGTGTAGAATTTCTCCATTACATCTGTGCAAACctattaaagaattttttttttaagaatggatTGCACAAATTCTCAGCAGAACTTGGCCAGATATTTTAATGAACCTTTAAGTTGTATTTCAGTTTTGATTCAGGCACGGTGCGGTGAAAGCTCTGgttttgtatcttttttttttttaaattggccaaGTGGCCCTCCAGCTCTGAGCCAGAATTTTGTGCCATAAGAATTTGAACatccatttttaaaaggtttagatGAATTCAACAAATGATGTTTTAGTTCTGATATTAAAGCTCAGACTTGAAATCTGGTGCCTGACTTTTATTTGACTTTTTCTTAACTAACTGCTGTAACCTTGAAGCAAATAGAGGCTTGCAAGCTGACCTGAACCTATCAGGCCCAGAACCTGACTACAAGTGTCAGGTAGCGTGTAATTTGTATAGCATGCATTTGGTCTTTGTTTGATTTTAGGTAGTCTCTTATCACTCAGGGCTTGTATATATGAACTAGTTCATGGCATATTGGAGTGTGAATCGGTACACACACAGTTTCACATGCACGCGCCCCCATGCCATAGACTAACTGCATCCTACTAATGAATACATTAACAGTCATTAATATGCTTTGATCTGGTCCAATTTCAAAGACTAGACTAACGCACATTAATGAGCTGCCACCAGGGTGCGCACAGACAGCTAGTCCACACCAGGCTCCCAGCCTCCCAAAGTCCATATTGTCATCTGACTCCTAACAAGTCAAGACATGAGTCATTACACATCTCTAATCATAAACTTAATCTTTTAAGATCCAGAAGCCAGTAAAGGCCCCACTGCATGCCTACCTACTAAATCAGCAGACTGTTTCAGGGCTAGGAGAATAAGATGGACTTTCTATCCGCTCTGTGAGTCTGTTTAGCAGTAATATCCGTACACCACCACCCTTTCCAACACCATGCTTTTTTCCTTCCCTACAGTGGCAAGATTCCTTAGGGCCCTGATTCATGTTTTTCTCAAGATTGAGAAGCGCCCTCTCTTGTTCTAACAGGGTTGATGGGTCTCCCCTATACCATGTACCAATGAAGCCTGCCTCTTTAGTAACCATTACATCAGCTGAAAAAGTAGGAAAGATGTGGGGGCCCCACATCAGCTGCTCATATATGGCATTTTGTAAGGATAGGGTCACTCTCAAGTTCCTGCCCATATTTGTTTCAGTATTCTAGTTCATTCAGCTCCCAATTTTTTCCGAAATCTCATTCAACCCCAGGGGAAGTTAAACTTCACAAATGTAATGTAATAAGAGACTCTGTGCATTAATGGGACAAAAACATTCAAACCACTGATGGTTGCTCTTCCGTCGCTTGTGCTGCTACAGCACTGAAAATGTAGGTAAGCCCTTATATAAAAGCTTACATGCTAAGAGCTACGTAACACTTCTTGGGAGACATTTTGTACTTCCCTTTAGAGGTCTGGCTTGGGCCAAATTTTGAAGCCAAACATGACCATTTGGGGCCTTTGCAAAGGTTAAGAAATGGGAACTATCAGAGATTTTTTTAAGTGGGATTTTGACTACATCAGAATGTGTTCTAAGTTAGTGAGGGTTAGAATTCATTCCACTAAAGCTTAGGTAGCCTGTTTGTGACTCAAAAATCTGTGGGCAGCAATGTGGAGCTCAATCCAGACCTTTACAAGTCCCTACTCTTTGGCAGAACCTTCAAAATTGGATGCCCATTTAGTCCTGCAGTCATTGTTTAAATAGGTCTTCTACCTACTTCCAACAAATAGATGACTGTTAGCCACCAAGAGTGGAATCCATGGGACAGTacagtcggggggtggggggttatccTACAGTAACTGGTTCTTCATGAAGTGTTgtccacatgaatgctgggactCACCTTCCTTTCCTGCTTCTACAGCGTCTTATACGAGTGGGATTCTGTATTAGTAAAGGGAATTGAGGAACAGTTGGggccctgtggggggaggaatgCAGAGTATCTAGGGCACAGGTGTGGCCCCAATAGACACTGCTGGCCAAATGAATTGGATCTCATTTTTAACAGCACATGCACACCAGAAGTAGAATCCACGTGGACAACACAAATCAAAGCACAGTTTAAGTAATTCTACTTTCCTAAGATTTCTGAAAATTTCTGTTCAGCTTGTTTAGTTGGACAGATACTTTTCAAGCATTTTAACTCAACGCTTTTTATGTGCTGATGCTGCACCTAGTTGACGCCAGTCTGAATGGTTAGACAAAAAATCCAGGTGGCTGGATAGCAGATGAGAGTAAATTATATGGGAGCGTCATAGTCCACCATTCTTCCTCTTAAAATGTAGAGGAATCCCAGGGGACCGGATGAATCAATTTGTCTTCTGAGATGAGTCAAAGTTGCTTACATTTTTCAGTGTCTTTTATACAAAATGTACCTTACAACACACATGGTAGTATTGGTGGTGCCTTATAGGGATGTAAGAGCACAAATTCCCTACCCCACAGAGTTTACAGGCTATTACAACACCGCTATAATAAATGTTTTGTATTAAATATGAGAAAATTTTCCAAGATATGGAAAATgtgggataaaaatccctgaatTCATAGGATTGTGGCAGTCTGTTATTTCATTAAAGTGCTATGCAAACACTTGTAGTAAACTGTTCTTCCATCAAGCTTCTAAATTAGGAACTACAGGAACATGTAGCAAAGCAGAAGGGTGGGTTTTTTGTATCTGTGGTTATTTGCAACAAGTCTGTGACAGATCAAGGAAAACTCTACTTTTCAGACGTTATTCTCGGTTGTtcgggggttttgtttttgttttaatcttgtCTGCTGTCACAGAAATTGACTTTTATGGGAAACCTTTTGTATAGCTACATGCTTTTAGGACAATAGttgtcagactttttttttttcttgcgaAATGGTTCCTGACACATTGTGACTTTGCAAAACAGCTCTGTATGACACTGGTTATACAGTGATTATTTATAATATTGGAAGTGACTCTGCTGGTTAGTGACAGCTATGGATAAAAATACTAGACTCAACACAGCTGCAAAGGTAAGTTGATGGTTTATGAGAACAGAATTTAATGACTTAAAATATTAGGAGCTGAAGTaggtgatttttttatttttatttttttagttcagAATAACTCTTGTAGTATCATACATGTTTTATATCTTTACCAACTAATTGTGGAAAGGGAGTTCTTGGTTTGGATGCTAAGGTACCTAATGTTTGCCTGTATTTCTGCTGTTAGAGACCTGAATGTGGCAGTGTCATTGGTGTCTGAAGAAATTTCGCCTTGGATGGTACTCTGAGTAAAAGGAAACCTAAGAGATTTTATAAGCATTAATTACACTGACAAAAGTTAAGTAAGCCCTAGCTTCTATCTTGAAGGTACCACCTCTCTTATTACCATCTCATAAAGCTCTTTGATGGTATAATAATGTGCTATTATTAACTAAATACTCAACACATTTGTAAGGTAGATAAGTTAGTTCCCTATTTTACAGGCAGGATAAAAAATAAGTTAAAttactgagggttttttttattagacTTACAAAATCCGTTTGTAAGCTTTTCAGGGTAGGGAACTTGTCTATGCGTTTCGTACTCTACCTAGCAAAATGTGGGTccaactgcaatataaataacttGCAAAAAGTCACAGTGTGTGTCAGGGTCAAAGAGAATGCTGGTGTTCTTGGCTCCCAGTGCAATGTTCTTGACCTTGATAATGTAAatatgattggggggggggggggggaagaggattgGAGGTTGATACCAGAAATATAAGGAAAAGCACCCAATGCGACTTACATGGAACATTTATTGTGTTCAAAGTTTTCTGTCAAGGTCTATTTGAAAAAATTGACATCTCTTATTCCATGTTAAGTCCATCAGAAGACAATAGGACACATTTTCCTCTCTATTAGTGAGACGAAAACTTGACCCATTTATGTTTTGAAACTCCTATATTAAGAAGTTCTCTTATACCTCTCTCTTTGGCTCCTAACACTTTTGTTTTCAATTTAGCAAATTTCCAGGTATGATATTTTGGGCACAGATGTCAAAATAGTTTAGCAGTGGCTGACTGAATTTAGCAGTATCAAGTTGACTTGTAAATCCTGACACTGTCCTTATACAAATATACACATCTTCTGGAGATGAAGTATGGTAAGAAATCAGGAAACCATTCTGGTGCAAAATGCTAACTGACCTATTGGTTCCTATTATCCCAGCAACTCTGGGGCAATGTCATTTTAATGGCCTTACATCATTTTTTTATAATTTACTCTGAGATAGCAACACTTTGGCAAGATGAGTGGGCAAAAAATGAGTCCTTTTATAGCTGCAGCACAGTGGCTGTCAGCTTTAGCTGTGCAGAAATTCCCATTATGATGAAAACTAAATAGTAGTGTTAACAAGGGTTCCTGAGCACTATTTAATGTGTGAGTGTCGGGGGAGGTAGATTTGCACCTATGTCTGACCCTCCTTTTCCCCTcttagccccccctccccaccagcttcTTGACACTTGCCCTGCCCATGAGCCCCTATGCCCACCCCTCCAATGTGACCAAACAATGGTAGGGCCATGGCCTGggtgcctcctctccccccagctccagggtCTATGGTTATTACTGCCACCGCTAACCATTAGCaacttttgccccccccccccccccccagcaccgttTTGCAGGATAAATTGCTTCTGTAAAGGAATCCAGTGCATTAGCATGCTCAATGGACAGcttgttaatttttttgaatATGTATTGAGGGCTGATTATACACCCTGCAGGTGCAGAGTCCTATATGCATATACACAAAGTAAAAAGTGTTGGGCGGGGAGCACAGCATGAGCACAGGGGCCCGTCCTATATTAATGAGTTCTGGTGGGTGGCTGCCAAGTTGATCCTGTCTAGCAGCAGCATGAAGTGAGAACTAAAAGATGCACATAGCTAAGCTCCTGTCAGACATACTTAAGTTTACTCTTAAATTTCTCTCTTTAAGAAATGCTCAGTATGTGCGCACGCTTTTTTTAATTGCATACTTGTAAGTAAGTGATCAAGCTTGCAAAGGAGAACACAgcgtagtggttctcaaacttttgcactggtgacccctttcacatagcaagcctctgagtgagaccccccttataaattaaaaacacttttttatatatttaacaccattataaatgctggaggcaaagcagggcttggggtggacaGCTCACAACCCTCCATGCaacttttgccccccccccagcaccgttTTGCAGGATAAATTGCTTCTGTAAAGGAATCCAGTGCATTAGCATGCTCAATGGACAGcttgttaatttttttgaatATGTATTGAGGGCTGATTATACACCCTGCAGGTGCAGAGTCCTATATGCATATACACAAAGTAAAAAGTGTTGGGCGGGGAGCACAGCATGAGCACAGGGGCCCGTCCTATATTAATGAGTTCTGGTGGGTGGCTGCCAAGTTGATCCTGTCTAGCAGCAGCATGAAGTGAGAACTAAAAGATGCACATAGCTAAGCTCCTGTCAGACATACTTAAGTTTACTCTTAAATTTCTCTCTTTAAGAAATGCTCAGTATGTGCGCACGCTTTTTTTAACTGCATACTTGTAAGTAAGTGATCAAGCTTGCAAA
Protein-coding regions in this window:
- the CSTF1 gene encoding cleavage stimulation factor subunit 1 isoform X1, with the translated sequence MAARTGVRRMSGRRVPSACDRRPLPRGLSNLGSPAPEPRPLRLPFLETEAPARHSLLTMYRTKVSLKDRQQLYKLIISQLLYDGYINIANGLINEIKPQSVCAPSEQLLHLIKLGMENDDSAVQYAIGRSDTVAPGTGIDLEFDADVQTMSPEASEYETCYVTSHKGPCRVATYSRDGQLIATGSADASIKILDTERMLAKSAMPIEVMMNETAQQNMENHPVIRTLYDHVDEVTCLAFHPTEQILASGSRDYTLKLFDYSKPSAKRAFKYIQEAEMLRSISFHPSGDFILVGTQHPTLRLYDINTFQCFVSCNPQDQHTDAICSVNYNASANMYVTGSKDGCIKLWDGVSNRCITTFEKAHDGAEVCSAIFSKNSKYILSSGKDSVAKLWEISTGRTLVKYTGAGLSGRQVHRTQAVFNHTEDYVLLPDERTISLCCWDSRTAERRNLLSLGHNSIVRCIVHSPTNPGFMTCSDDYRARFWYRRSTTD
- the CSTF1 gene encoding cleavage stimulation factor subunit 1 isoform X2, with translation MYRTKVSLKDRQQLYKLIISQLLYDGYINIANGLINEIKPQSVCAPSEQLLHLIKLGMENDDSAVQYAIGRSDTVAPGTGIDLEFDADVQTMSPEASEYETCYVTSHKGPCRVATYSRDGQLIATGSADASIKILDTERMLAKSAMPIEVMMNETAQQNMENHPVIRTLYDHVDEVTCLAFHPTEQILASGSRDYTLKLFDYSKPSAKRAFKYIQEAEMLRSISFHPSGDFILVGTQHPTLRLYDINTFQCFVSCNPQDQHTDAICSVNYNASANMYVTGSKDGCIKLWDGVSNRCITTFEKAHDGAEVCSAIFSKNSKYILSSGKDSVAKLWEISTGRTLVKYTGAGLSGRQVHRTQAVFNHTEDYVLLPDERTISLCCWDSRTAERRNLLSLGHNSIVRCIVHSPTNPGFMTCSDDYRARFWYRRSTTD